AGATCTGCACTCCTGTCGTTGAGCCTCACTGCTTGCAGATCCTGGCCCCATGGGGTAATGAGGACTTAAGTCTTCCTCATGGATCCCATGGGTCTCTCCTTCCCTTGCACACTCACACCAGCCCCCAGGAAAACTGTGCACCTATATACGTTtctatgacaatttttttttctatgacaatttttaatgattattttttccaGAAGCAGTTTggataaatattgatgattttatttccattaaagtcaggaaaataaaattataaattctgtttaggtataagtaaaatatttcaggTTAAAACAATGCTTTGAGTTTTAATATACCTACTGTcaattatttcaatgttttttcaACTACTTTAaagttctgtaaaaaaaaattaaccattaaaaatacataaaaccatATATAGGAGTGgacatttttgcttttgcttcaggATCCAATGTGGCACCAACATGGCTTGGCAGGGCTCTCTAAGATCTCGTCTGTATTtagaattttgatattttgtgcaGCATGGACTTctttttttgcaattgttttgatttattttttaagtatggcattaatatattattaatcttGATTACTGAAACTTTTGGCACCACCCCAAATTTTGCATCAAATGATGCCTCATTTGCCTCACCCTAATCCCAGCCCTGCAATTATGTCTTAACTTCAAGCGCTTCCAAAACCCATCATCTTATGGAGGAAGCCCAGGCCCTCAGGTTGGCATTTGGCATTTGCCTACTATCTCTCCATCCCACGTCCCCCTTTCCTGCTCTTGTTCTCCTGAACTCCTGTGGCCCCCAAGCCTGTGTTCCTGGATCTTGTACACTCTACTGTTCTGGCTAGAATGACCTTCCATGTCAAAACTTCCTCTCAATCCAAGACTGTCCCTGCGAACATTTTCCATGGCTCTTCTCCCCCTTCACCTCCACCAAGAGGCACAAGTTGACCACATGCTTCCAACAGTGCCCCCTGCCATGTCAAGTAAGGTGCCTTAGCGTAGGAGGAACCATCTTCCCACTCGTGGCCAGCCTGGCACTGGACACTCCATCAATGCTCATGAGAGTAATAATTAACACTAGCCCTCTTCCCCCAAGAAAGGACAGCTGGGGCCTGATGCAAAGGTTTATTGCTGAGTCTGCATTTAGCTGAGGATGAGTGCGAATCGTTCTCAGGCCTTGCTGGACAGAAGCTCCTGTTCTCGCCTGCAGCACAGGCCCTGGCCCATGGACATCAGCAAGGACTTGGTGATTGATGAGAAGTAGGGAGTGGGGATGTGGGGACATGGGCCTTTGTCCCTGACAGTTCAGGCATGGCCCTCCGTTTTTCCTGCTAGGGGATGGGCCCTGAATAGAAAGGGTGAGAGAAGCTGCTGGCAGGGACAAATGTCACCTGGGTTTGCTTGTGACCCCACCTGAGGTAGACCCCTCTGGGCACGACCTGGTCTCCGTCCTGTCCCAAATTCTCTTCCTGGGGCTGATCGATGGGAGCTGGACTCTGCCCCCAGCCACCCTTCAGGACAGTTTGACCATTGGCTACAGCTGGTGTCAACAGTACCTGCCCTCAACAGACCCTCCCTTTGGCTGGCCTGCAGTactgtgggtgggtgggtgagcgGATCTTGTGTTCAAGGACAGAGGGGGCAGAGCCTGTGGGGGAAGGGGTTAGGGGGCTACTGTGAGCCTGGTATGAGGGGAAGGGTCCAGCTTGATTCTCTCTCTGGCATCCAGGGGCTCCCAGGCCTGCCCCCACTCACTAATTCATCTATGTAGGAACTGCACAGGCCAGAGCTGGCTTGGACTTTGGACCCCTGAAGCTGCTGGGGTAGACAGGTGTCAGACTTGTCACATGGAGGTGGTACAGCTGGAACGAGTTGATGGCAAGCATCAGGCCGGCTTGGAGGAGGGATCCTTGCCTGCCCCTCTGCCCTTCATGAGACTCTGGGAGGGAGGGCTGTTTGCTGAGCCCAGACCCACCAAGGTGAGTCAGGGGCCCCCTGGGGCGGGAAAGCTGCAGGAAATTGGTCAGTTGGGCACTGCTGAGTCACTGTGTGCTCGAGCTGCCCCAAGTCCTGCCTGCTCCTAGCTGGAGCTGGCTGTGTTGGGTCTTGGAGGCCAGGGCAACCAGGCCGTGAAGGGCAGCGCTGGGGTTGGGGGCACCTGGCTCTGGGAGGCCTAGGAATCACAGGGAAGTGTCAGGGCCTCAAGGCTAGTGGGGCTCAGGGTTTTGGATCTGTGGTTGGTGGGGCCACAGGCTGGGGCCCAGAAGTCCTGGGGAGATGATAGGGTCCTATTGGCTGGGACTACAAGGCAGCTAGAGCTACAGGGTCTTAGGATGCACATGGGTTCAGGAACCtgggaaaacaagaaagaatctGTCAACATCCCTAGCCCCAAAATAATTGAGTTTAGGCTGAGAGATATTGTGGAGGAGAATTTGGAAGCAGCGACACCTGGGGAATTGGGCCTGTCAGAGATTAAGTGGGTGGGAGTTGTGAGTCAGGGGCGGGGCCTGTGACAGTGGGTGGAGCCTGAGGAGCCAGGATGGGGCAGAGGGGTTTGGGAGTTGGGGGTCAGGCGGTGGAGTGGGTCTGGAAAGCTGGGGCGGGACATGGGGTGGGTCTGCTGtagtgaggtggggtggggagcttgGGATGGGGCTGGGGTACTGAGACCAAGGGGCAAGGCAGGGGAGCATCCGGGCTGGGAGAAGCCCACCTCAGAAGAGGCCACAGTCTTTGAGGTTCTCCTTGATGATGATGTCCGTGACAGCGTCGAAGACAAACTTGACGTTCTGCGTGTCGGTGGCGCACGTCATGTGGGAATAAATCTCCTTCACGTCGCGTCGCATGTTGAGCTCGAGGAACTGCACCTTGATGTAGTTGCCCGCGTCCTCGTATGTGTTGGGTCCTGGCGAGGAAGGGGGCTCTTACTCCCTACCGCAAATCCTtcagggcaggaggaggcagccCGAGATCGTGGGGGTGGGTCGCCGCCTGGCGGCCGGGCCCGGAGTCTCACCATCGTAGTCCGGGAAGCAGATGCTGAGATGCGCCTTTTTAATCTTCTCGGAAAAAACGTCCTTCTTGTTGAGGAAGAGCACGATAGACGTGGTGGCGAAGTAGCGGTGGTTGCAGATGCTGTTGAACAGGTGCAGGCTCTCGTGCATGCGGTTCTGAAGAGGGCAGAAGCTGTCGGGCACCGGGGAACAACGGCGGCAGCGACACCTCCCCTCTGGGCTCCAGGGCACCGGGGGCCTCCCCGCTGACAGCTTCAGGCCAGTCTCCCCACAACACCTCTCAGTGGGGCTGCTGGCTGCCTCCTCTACTCCTTCGGACCACTCTGAAACGAATGCCCCTCCCAGACACTCCCCACTCTCGCAGCGCTGTCTCCTGCTTCCCGCGGGCCTCACTCAGGCCCTGCGTGGCACTCACCACTTCGTCGTCCTCCACCAGCACCATGTCATAGGCACTCAGCGCCGCGATGAAGATGATGCAGGTCACACCCTCGAAGCAGTGGATCCACTTCTTGCGCTCCGAGCGCTGCCCACCCACATCGAACATCCTGCGGGTCAGAAGGGACCTGAACCGGCGCGTCGAGCCCCCGGCCTCCCCTAGCTTCCCAGTGCTGGCTAGGGCTCACTCAGACCGCTCTGGCACCTGGAGGGGCCGGGCCTTTCCGCCTGCGGGCTATCCGAGAACCCGAAGTGTCTCCTGTAGGGATGGGGCCACTGGGACGCGAGGGGCCTCGGGGCGGTGAACTCGCTGGCAGGGCCCCAGAGCGAGGACGCGGGCCCAGGGTCGTACCGGAAGTTGAGGTCCTTGAAGGAGAACTGCGTCTCGATAATGCCGGTAGTCTTGACACGCGAGCGCAGCACGTCCTGCTCAGTGGGCACGTAGCCCGGGGTTACCAGGCGCTCCAGGTCGGAGAGGTAGCTGCGGGAGACGcctgggtgtgggtgggtggaaAGCAGGAGTGTCGCAGAGCCCCGCCCGCGCCCCCACGCCCCGCCTGCGCGCTCACTAGCCGGCGGAATCGTTGAGCTGGTACTCCGAGGCGCGATCGAAACAGGCCTGGATACCAGAGTCCTTCCACAGCCGCTGGATGATGTCCGACATCTCTTTAGGCATCGTGCCCTCCTCGATGGTGTCCGCCATGTGCATCAGCTTCCGGGCATCGTCCTGGGGACAGGTGGGAATGGTAGGTGGTGATTAGGGCTTGGGCCCAGCTCGGCGCCTCGAGTCCCCAGAGGTCCGCTCAGCCCGCCTCCTGGCACACCTGGCGCGCAGAATCTCCGTACTGGATGTTGAGTGTAGTCATAGCGCGGACTATGGCCAGGATGGACTGCAGCGTGTTGCCATAGATGATGGCAATGAACTCGAGACACTCTTCCAGCGAGTACCCATCCTGGTGGATGATCCTGCAGCCAGGGAGAGCAGCGGTCAGCGCCTCGTGGTCGGGTGGGGAAGGACAGGCCCTGTGCGCAAggctcccttcccctcccccctcccaagGCCTCCCAACCGGCAAGGGCACTCACTTCATCTGCTTGACAATGGTGCTCTTCCCGGATTCACCGGCACCTGGAAGGGAAGCCCTACCTCAGAGCCGCGCTGATCGCATCTCTCCCCTACTCGCCTTACTGCCCCTGGAAACAAGGCCTGGAAAATGGCTAGGCAGACCCAGAGCACCAGCCCAGCCCCTAGTTCCATCTGTTTCCCCCCCATTCTCCAAGGTAAGGTCCTGACACTCTGGCAGAAAAACGTTTGTTAATGTCAGCAGTGACAGAAGAGAGCTGACCAGGGGAATCATCGACCTCAGCTGTGCTGAGGAACCTCCAAGACCCTGATATACAGCCTTTATCAGCCTGAGACGAAAATAAAGACAACCTAGGGCGCCACCTTGTGGACATATATGGTACCGCACGCAGGGGATTATTATGAGTAGGGTCAACCTAGCTTTTCacctgaggtgggaggggagtgtCTCCAAGAGGCTCAGAGGGGATTAGCGCCTTTGGGTGGGGGAAGAGACGGAGCTGATAGCCCCTCTAAGCCTGCTCTCCCGAGGGTGCTGGGCACAGTTAATGGGATTTCTGGCTTAGCCTCTCTGTCTTCCCCGGCACTCTGACTTGGCCTGTCTGCCCACATCCCGCTGCCTGACTGGACCCTGGAGAGCCTGGGTGGAGCCTGACTGCCCTCTCAGAACAGCTCCTTCTTCCCGTTGGGGGAAGCAGTGGCCTCGAGGCACTGGCTCAGCCTCATCTCCCCTCACTTCCATGAGACCATGGGCATGGCCTTATCTATTCTCCACTGGGCCTTAGTACCCCTCCTCACCCTGGAGCTGCTTTTCAGGTCTGCCAACAGTAAAGCTCTGGAAACTGAGGGCCATTGTGTGTGGCTCTGGATGGTCCTAGAGCCTGCCCACTCTCAGGACGACTGTGACCCTCTCCTTCCCAAGGGCGCAGCCCTAGCGGTGCTCCCAAGGAGGCCCCTGGTTTCTGAGCCCTGCCCAGCACACCCATCAAGCCAAAGGCTGGAGCTCCACGAGCCCAGCCAGAGCAAAAGTGCCTCATACCCACACCTCTGTAAGAGCGGCTGACACAAACTTCTCGGGAGGAGCGGCTGCCTGAGGCGGGACCTCTGGAGAGGAGTTCCATGGCATACTCAGACTTGGGGAGCTGGGGTATCACCTGTCAGGCTGGGCCTTGCCTGGCCGCCGGGGCTCCCACTCTGTAACCTGCCCTGTTGCAGGCTCATTCTGCTCACCCCTGCTTCACACAAAGGTCACATGCCTGCCCCCAGCCTCTGACCTGGGCCCACATCCCTACCCAGAAGCAGCAGCTTCACAGTTCGAGCATCCTTCTCAGcatcttctttcagtttcttttctagcTCCCTTGAGTGCTTCTCTTCTGCGCTGGCCCCAGCCCCCATGGCCCCGCAGCGGGTGAAGGAACAGGTTGGTCAGTTGGCTTTTCTGGATGGAGGGATCCCCAGAGTCAGGCTCAGGCCAGTCTCTGGCCTCCCTGGACAGCCTCCTGGTCCCAGGACTGGCAATCAACTGGCTCTCCACAGACCTGTGCAGGCCCTGGTAGGGCTGCTTAGTGGAATTTGGGTACTGGAGGTACCCAAGAGCCAACCAGAGACAAGGACAGGTGAATCCAGCTCAGCCTCCAGCTCTTCTAATCAGGCCAGCATGGCCCCAATCCCTCAACTGCTGACTCTGCACCCCTTCTGCCACCCACCCCTCACCAACCCTCCTGGAGGCaatcctgcccctgccctggagcAAGGAGACATGTTTGGTAAGGTCCAGCTTAGAAAGGGGAGGACAGGGCTTCAAGCCCCGGGGGTGGGGACCACGGAGGGTTGGCGCTGACAGCAGGGAGTAGAGGAAGAAGCATGCATCCAGCACCTGGTCTGTGCCCAGCACTGGGTTCAGCACTGCTCCGTATCTTGTGAGCTCACACCGGTCCTGGGGGAGGGTACCCACGTCAGCAGCCCCATTGTactgaggaagcagaggctcagggGGCTATACAGCAGGAGGTGGTTGAGAAGGGCCGAGTGACTCGGGACCAGAGTTCTATACTCTGCAGGAAATCAAGACGCAAAGGTAGACATTGCATTTGCGCCATAGTGAGGGCTGGATCTGACCTGAGCAGGGCTTCTACATGCCTCCATGATGCCAGGGGACTTGGGTGTGCGTGCATGTCTGCTATTGTGCCTGGTGGGGGGTGTCTATCCTTTACTGGCACCAAGCAA
This Rhinolophus sinicus isolate RSC01 linkage group LG10, ASM3656204v1, whole genome shotgun sequence DNA region includes the following protein-coding sequences:
- the GNAT1 gene encoding guanine nucleotide-binding protein G(t) subunit alpha-1 isoform X1 gives rise to the protein MKIIHQDGYSLEECLEFIAIIYGNTLQSILAIVRAMTTLNIQYGDSARQDDARKLMHMADTIEEGTMPKEMSDIIQRLWKDSGIQACFDRASEYQLNDSAGYYLSDLERLVTPGYVPTEQDVLRSRVKTTGIIETQFSFKDLNFRYDPGPASSLWGPASEFTAPRPLASQWPHPYRRHFGFSDSPQAERPGPSRSLLTRRMFDVGGQRSERKKWIHCFEGVTCIIFIAALSAYDMVLVEDDEVNRMHESLHLFNSICNHRYFATTSIVLFLNKKDVFSEKIKKAHLSICFPDYDGPNTYEDAGNYIKVQFLELNMRRDVKEIYSHMTCATDTQNVKFVFDAVTDIIIKENLKDCGLF
- the GNAT1 gene encoding guanine nucleotide-binding protein G(t) subunit alpha-1 isoform X2, whose amino-acid sequence is MGAGASAEEKHSRELEKKLKEDAEKDARTVKLLLLGAGESGKSTIVKQMKIIHQDGYSLEECLEFIAIIYGNTLQSILAIVRAMTTLNIQYGDSARQDDARKLMHMADTIEEGTMPKEMSDIIQRLWKDSGIQACFDRASEYQLNDSAGYYLSDLERLVTPGYVPTEQDVLRSRVKTTGIIETQFSFKDLNFRMFDVGGQRSERKKWIHCFEGVTCIIFIAALSAYDMVLVEDDEVNRMHESLHLFNSICNHRYFATTSIVLFLNKKDVFSEKIKKAHLSICFPDYDGPNTYEDAGNYIKVQFLELNMRRDVKEIYSHMTCATDTQNVKFVFDAVTDIIIKENLKDCGLF